In one window of Bizionia sp. M204 DNA:
- a CDS encoding DUF983 domain-containing protein, whose translation MITKGTKLYSIFTGACPKCHQESMYVNKNPYVLSEVQKMHENCVHCGFKFHIEPSFFYGSMYVSYAVGIAFAVAAFVISYLFLGSGLMTAFIAIVGTLIVFSPIIMRISRNIWINMFVDYDKEKAK comes from the coding sequence ATGATAACAAAAGGAACGAAGCTTTATAGCATTTTTACAGGTGCTTGCCCTAAGTGCCATCAGGAATCCATGTACGTTAATAAAAACCCGTACGTACTATCTGAAGTTCAAAAAATGCATGAAAACTGCGTTCATTGTGGCTTTAAATTTCATATTGAACCCTCATTTTTTTACGGATCAATGTATGTGAGTTATGCCGTTGGCATTGCTTTTGCCGTGGCTGCTTTTGTAATTAGTTATCTTTTTCTAGGTTCCGGATTAATGACGGCCTTTATTGCCATAGTTGGAACATTAATTGTTTTCTCACCTATTATCATGCGTATTTCTCGAAACATCTGGATAAACATGTTTGTAGATTACGATAAGGAAAAAGCTAAATAG
- the gldL gene encoding gliding motility protein GldL: MAQSRGFKKFMAMAYGLGASIVIIGALFKIIHFEIGPLTGNVMLTIGLVTEAIIFALSAFEPVDNDLDWSLVYPELAGGMATTKKKEQPKDAEGLLSQKLDNLLKDAKIDGELMASLGNSIKNFEGAAKGIAPTVDSIAATKKYGEELSLAAAQMESLNSLYKVQLESVNRQATINEESVENAQKLKEQMQSLASNLSSLNGVYGGMLSAMNKN; this comes from the coding sequence ATGGCACAATCAAGAGGATTTAAGAAATTTATGGCAATGGCTTACGGATTAGGTGCATCTATTGTTATTATTGGTGCATTATTCAAAATTATTCACTTTGAAATCGGTCCATTAACAGGTAACGTGATGTTAACAATTGGTTTAGTTACTGAAGCAATAATTTTCGCACTTTCTGCCTTTGAACCAGTAGATAATGATTTAGACTGGTCATTAGTATATCCTGAATTAGCTGGAGGTATGGCAACAACTAAAAAGAAAGAACAACCAAAAGATGCTGAAGGATTATTATCTCAAAAATTAGATAATTTATTAAAAGATGCTAAAATTGACGGTGAGTTAATGGCTTCTTTAGGAAACAGTATTAAAAACTTTGAAGGTGCTGCAAAAGGAATTGCTCCAACCGTAGATTCAATTGCTGCTACTAAAAAGTATGGTGAAGAGTTATCTTTAGCTGCTGCACAAATGGAATCATTAAACAGCTTGTATAAAGTTCAATTAGAAAGCGTTAATCGTCAAGCAACCATCAACGAAGAGTCTGTTGAAAATGCACAAAAATTAAAAGAACAAATGCAATCATTAGCATCTAACTTATCATCTTTAAACGGTGTTTATGGCGGTATGTTATCTGCAATGAATAAAAACTAA
- a CDS encoding formimidoylglutamase has translation MNFSFLTPVPDSVVAHNELLSTQALGRKLRIHSAQSGIPDLDGVQIAIIGVLENRNDINYIGEDFNLNEIRKSLYALFPGNWHIKIADLGDIHKGESIEDTYYAVKTAVALLIPKGIIPIILGGSQDLTYPIYRAYDALMPMVNIANVDSKFDLGDSTKPIKNNSFVGKIILDEPYNLFNYATIGYQTYFNSQEEIDLMDKLYFESYRLGSVSNDITLVEPALRDANIVSVDLGSVKGSEVGSRQQASPNGFDGKEICAISRYAGISNKVTTFGIFEYKPSSIDDLTSGLIAQMLWYFIEGVNYRVKDDDFSLDHNYQKFITLVDHQELIFYKSMKSGRWWIEIPFLEEINNKLKRHTLLPCTHQDYQDACNNNVPERWYKAFQKNCV, from the coding sequence ATGAATTTTAGTTTTCTGACTCCCGTTCCCGATAGTGTTGTAGCTCATAATGAATTATTGTCAACACAAGCGCTTGGAAGAAAATTGCGTATTCATTCTGCTCAAAGTGGGATTCCAGATTTAGATGGTGTGCAAATAGCCATCATTGGCGTTTTGGAAAACCGGAATGATATTAATTATATAGGTGAAGATTTTAATTTAAACGAAATTAGAAAATCACTTTACGCTCTTTTTCCTGGAAATTGGCATATTAAAATTGCCGATTTAGGCGATATTCATAAAGGAGAATCTATAGAAGATACCTATTATGCCGTAAAAACTGCCGTTGCTCTATTGATTCCCAAAGGTATTATACCAATTATCCTTGGTGGAAGTCAGGATTTAACCTATCCTATCTATCGTGCTTATGATGCGTTGATGCCAATGGTGAATATTGCCAACGTAGATTCTAAATTCGATTTAGGCGATTCAACCAAGCCAATTAAAAACAATAGCTTTGTTGGAAAGATTATATTAGATGAACCGTATAACTTATTCAATTACGCAACTATAGGTTACCAAACCTATTTTAATTCGCAAGAAGAAATAGACTTAATGGATAAGCTTTATTTTGAGTCTTACCGATTAGGGTCTGTGTCTAATGATATTACACTTGTGGAGCCAGCCTTACGGGATGCCAATATAGTGAGTGTTGATTTAGGGTCTGTAAAAGGATCGGAAGTTGGCTCTAGGCAACAAGCATCACCAAATGGTTTTGATGGAAAAGAAATTTGCGCAATTTCACGTTATGCCGGAATTAGTAATAAAGTAACAACATTTGGAATTTTTGAGTACAAACCGTCTAGTATTGACGATTTAACCTCTGGTTTAATAGCTCAAATGTTGTGGTATTTTATAGAAGGTGTTAATTATAGGGTGAAAGACGATGATTTTTCATTAGATCATAACTACCAAAAATTCATTACCTTGGTCGACCACCAAGAGCTTATTTTTTATAAAAGTATGAAATCTGGGCGTTGGTGGATTGAAATACCTTTTTTAGAAGAAATAAATAATAAATTGAAAAGACATACGTTATTACCTTGTACGCACCAAGATTATCAGGATGCCTGCAATAATAATGTGCCAGAACGCTGGTACAAGGCGTTTCAAAAGAATTGTGTATAA
- the gldN gene encoding gliding motility protein GldN, whose translation MNYKSFLLTVLGVSFVTASFAQANLLSAKSPEEIGVRTEAQKAVDNDKPLEYGYVDDRDILFSKMTWERVVLDERVNFPLYYPVDTNNIGAHRRSLFDVLWKNVKNGNIATVYDDSYFTAERTINDLRASMSKVDTLDIGYDQYNADGFVSPEYITKRDITSYDVSAYLIKGLWYFDKRQAELKYRLIGIAPAAPDVNFIDSDDEANKEPIPLFWVFFPDAREILHEAKAFNNENSSVPYSFDHLLNSRRFNGYIYKEENVYGDRKVTEYISENALMQLLESERIKEKIRNFELDMWSY comes from the coding sequence ATGAATTATAAAAGTTTTTTATTAACCGTTTTAGGAGTGTCTTTTGTGACAGCTTCTTTTGCACAGGCAAACTTGTTGAGTGCAAAATCGCCAGAGGAAATTGGTGTGCGCACAGAAGCTCAAAAAGCAGTGGATAATGATAAACCATTGGAATATGGTTATGTTGATGATAGAGACATTCTGTTTTCTAAAATGACATGGGAACGCGTTGTTCTTGATGAGCGTGTTAACTTTCCATTGTACTATCCAGTGGACACAAATAACATTGGAGCGCACAGACGCTCATTATTTGATGTTCTTTGGAAAAATGTAAAAAACGGAAACATTGCTACCGTTTATGACGATTCATACTTTACAGCAGAACGTACTATTAATGATTTGCGTGCTAGTATGTCTAAAGTAGATACCTTAGACATTGGTTACGATCAGTACAATGCGGATGGATTTGTTTCTCCGGAGTATATTACTAAACGTGATATAACATCGTATGATGTAAGCGCCTATTTAATAAAAGGACTTTGGTACTTTGATAAGCGTCAAGCTGAATTAAAATATCGTTTAATTGGTATTGCACCTGCAGCACCAGATGTTAACTTTATTGATTCGGATGATGAAGCAAACAAAGAACCTATTCCATTGTTTTGGGTATTTTTCCCAGATGCACGTGAAATTTTACACGAAGCTAAAGCATTTAATAATGAAAACAGCTCAGTGCCATATTCATTTGATCATTTGTTAAACTCTAGACGTTTTAACGGCTATATTTACAAAGAAGAAAACGTATATGGAGACCGTAAGGTAACCGAGTATATTTCTGAAAATGCATTAATGCAGTTATTAGAATCCGAGCGCATTAAAGAGAAGATTAGAAACTTTGAATTAGATATGTGGTCTTACTAA
- a CDS encoding FAD-binding oxidoreductase, translating to MKVDYFIVGLGLAGVAFCEQLRKANKSFLVFDNNSQQASLVAAGMYNPVILKRFTEVWMAKEQLALAQPYYKELERLLNVKLDYKLKLYRRFASIEEQNIWFTASDKPNLEPYLSTTLVPNKSPQIDAPYNLGEVFEAGRVDTTVLISNYRTYLKSHSQIVTDGFQYEALQIEAETLQYKNHEANHIVFCEGFGLKQNPFFNYLPLNGTKGEVLTINVPGLKIDYAIKSSVFIMPNSDEDYYVGATYSRFDKTNNPTEEGKAELSSKLKTFLKAPFEVVSHKAGVRPTVNDRRPLVGTHASHKNLHVLNGLGSRGVMISPYAAKQLFNFIENKQPLNPEIAIGRYTI from the coding sequence ATGAAAGTAGATTATTTTATAGTAGGTCTGGGTTTAGCTGGTGTTGCCTTTTGTGAGCAATTACGTAAAGCCAACAAATCCTTTTTGGTGTTTGATAATAATTCCCAACAAGCGTCTTTGGTTGCTGCTGGTATGTATAATCCGGTTATTTTAAAACGTTTTACTGAGGTTTGGATGGCAAAGGAGCAATTGGCTTTAGCCCAACCATATTATAAGGAACTAGAGCGCCTATTGAACGTTAAACTCGATTATAAACTCAAATTATATAGACGTTTTGCATCTATCGAAGAACAGAATATCTGGTTTACAGCTTCAGATAAGCCAAACTTGGAACCGTATTTGTCAACGACTTTAGTACCTAATAAAAGTCCACAAATTGATGCTCCATATAATTTAGGTGAAGTTTTTGAAGCTGGACGTGTGGATACAACCGTTTTGATTTCGAATTATAGAACCTATCTAAAAAGCCATTCACAAATAGTAACGGATGGCTTTCAATATGAAGCCTTACAAATAGAGGCCGAGACGCTTCAGTATAAAAACCATGAAGCCAATCACATTGTGTTTTGCGAAGGGTTTGGATTAAAACAAAATCCGTTTTTTAACTACTTACCACTAAATGGAACCAAAGGAGAGGTTTTAACCATAAATGTTCCCGGTTTGAAAATAGATTATGCCATAAAATCTAGTGTTTTTATTATGCCAAATTCAGATGAAGATTATTATGTTGGTGCCACCTATAGTCGATTTGATAAAACAAACAATCCTACAGAAGAAGGGAAGGCGGAATTAAGTAGTAAACTGAAAACATTTTTAAAAGCACCTTTTGAAGTTGTGAGCCATAAAGCGGGTGTTCGGCCAACAGTAAATGACAGAAGACCATTGGTAGGTACGCATGCAAGTCATAAAAATCTACATGTGTTAAACGGATTGGGCTCTAGAGGGGTAATGATTTCGCCTTATGCCGCAAAGCAACTTTTTAACTTTATAGAAAACAAGCAACCATTAAACCCAGAAATTGCAATAGGCAGATATACTATTTAG
- the gldM gene encoding gliding motility protein GldM — translation MAGGKLSARQKMINLMYLIFIAMLALNMSKEVLSAFGLMNEKLVESNEATTDRNQAFMAGLAEKVSEQPAKYQPLKAQADQIDELSNDFNSYLSDLKGQMTATVDDPQDYEVMDKGDFLDNYFFKGEKLKPEGQEFMDKINAYRDGVVAVLNTNPDLADIAEDVEEKFSTEPVVNRDGNKIDWLSYHYRGFPLVASLTKMTQLQADVKTTESEVLSSMLAGKLKVEASLTNFDAIVVPSKTAFFSGENFTGTIILGKKDNTLQADKVIINGQELSKESMQAGKTILDFPAGAVGEREITGEFQFKEGDSIISIPVQSTYAVVPKPNSATISADKMNVVYRGVANPMTISFAGVSDNNVSASAPGLSKASGTGKYVMNPGSGREVSINVSGTLPDGSKVSDRATFRIKDIPKPTGSISGQTGIVKLPRNSVEISTIGALLDDFDFELPIQVTSFKVKVPGQPSVNVSGTKLNSQAKNALRKARRGDQISIFDISAQIKGNSSYKLKGVSPVIVELTN, via the coding sequence ATGGCAGGAGGAAAATTATCTGCAAGGCAGAAAATGATTAACTTGATGTATTTAATCTTCATTGCGATGTTAGCATTGAATATGTCAAAAGAAGTGCTTTCGGCATTTGGCTTAATGAATGAAAAATTAGTCGAATCAAACGAAGCAACTACGGATAGAAATCAGGCGTTTATGGCTGGGTTAGCTGAAAAAGTTAGCGAACAACCAGCTAAATATCAACCATTGAAGGCGCAAGCTGATCAAATTGATGAATTATCAAACGATTTCAACTCATACTTAAGTGATTTAAAAGGACAAATGACAGCAACTGTTGATGATCCTCAAGATTACGAAGTTATGGATAAAGGTGACTTTTTAGACAACTACTTCTTTAAAGGCGAAAAGTTGAAGCCAGAAGGTCAAGAGTTCATGGATAAAATAAATGCCTATAGAGATGGTGTTGTTGCTGTATTAAACACAAACCCTGATTTAGCTGATATTGCTGAAGATGTGGAAGAAAAGTTTTCTACAGAGCCAGTAGTAAATAGAGATGGTAACAAAATTGATTGGTTAAGCTACCACTACAGAGGATTTCCTTTAGTAGCCTCTTTAACTAAAATGACCCAATTACAAGCAGACGTTAAAACAACAGAATCTGAAGTGTTGTCGTCTATGTTAGCTGGTAAATTAAAAGTTGAAGCTTCTCTAACAAACTTTGATGCGATTGTAGTACCAAGTAAAACGGCTTTCTTTTCGGGAGAAAACTTTACAGGAACTATTATCTTAGGTAAAAAGGATAACACGCTTCAAGCTGATAAAGTTATTATCAACGGACAAGAGTTATCTAAAGAATCTATGCAAGCTGGTAAAACAATTTTAGATTTCCCGGCAGGTGCTGTTGGAGAAAGAGAAATTACTGGTGAATTTCAATTTAAAGAAGGTGATTCTATTATCTCTATTCCTGTGCAATCTACCTATGCAGTAGTACCTAAACCAAATTCAGCAACAATTTCTGCTGATAAGATGAACGTTGTTTATCGTGGTGTTGCTAATCCAATGACTATCTCGTTTGCTGGTGTATCTGATAATAACGTATCAGCTAGTGCGCCAGGTTTAAGTAAAGCATCTGGAACAGGTAAATACGTAATGAATCCAGGTTCTGGTCGTGAAGTGTCTATTAATGTGTCAGGAACATTGCCTGATGGATCAAAAGTTAGTGATAGAGCAACTTTTAGAATTAAAGATATTCCAAAACCAACAGGATCTATTAGTGGTCAAACAGGTATTGTAAAATTACCACGTAACAGTGTTGAAATTTCAACTATTGGAGCGTTATTGGATGATTTTGACTTTGAATTACCAATTCAAGTAACATCATTTAAGGTAAAAGTACCTGGACAGCCATCTGTAAATGTTAGTGGAACAAAATTAAATAGTCAAGCTAAAAATGCCTTACGTAAGGCAAGACGTGGAGACCAAATATCAATTTTCGATATTTCAGCACAAATTAAAGGAAACTCATCTTATAAGTTAAAAGGTGTATCTCCAGTAATTGTTGAATTAACAAATTAA
- the topA gene encoding type I DNA topoisomerase gives MAKNLVIVESPAKAKTIEKFLGKDFKVESSFGHIADLPSKELGVDVEGDFKPVYEVSKDKKAVVKKLKDLAKKADMVWLASDEDREGEAIAWHLAESLNLDKEKTKRIVFHEITKTAIQKAIENPRGIDYDLVDAQQARRVLDRIVGYELSPVLWRKVKGGLSAGRVQSVSVRLIVERERDIQGFNPVASYRIDAEFSNEDGQTFKAKLPKNFSSKKEAQAFLEKNAKATFKIGDLQKKPAKKSPAAPFTTSTLQQEAARKLYFSVSKTMTMAQRLYEAGLITYMRTDSVNLSDEARKGAKAEIESAYGSKFSKPRTYKGKSKGAQEAHEAIRPTDFANHSVNIDRDQARLYDLIWKRAIASQMSDAELERTNLKIDASTHNENFTANGEVITFEGFLKVYLEGTDDEDEEQDGMLPAMKVNETLLNNYITATERYTRPPARYTEASLVKKLEELGIGRPSTYAPTISTIQNRNYVEKGTIDGVEREYTVLTLQDGAVKDKLLSEKVGSDKGKLVPTDIGMIVTDFLVNHFETILDYNFTAKVEEDFDEIAEGKVDWKKMMKDFYKDFHPVVVDVQENADRESGERILGKDPETGKQVSVRLGKFGPMVQIGTVDDEEKPQFASLSPEQQLNTITYEEAMDLFQLPKSLGEYEKLPVEVNNGRYGPYVKFGDQFVSLPRGTDPLSVELDDAIVLIKEKQKADAPIYMYKDLPVQKGKGRFGPFIKWNDMFINVNKKYDWDNLSDDDIVTLIEDKIQKEIDKVIHNWEDAGIRVEKARWGRHNIIKGKTKIELPKTHDVSEMTLEEAQAILEKNAPKKKAAKKKAPAKKATAKKVAKKKTTTKK, from the coding sequence ATGGCAAAGAATTTAGTTATTGTTGAGTCGCCAGCGAAGGCGAAAACAATTGAAAAATTTTTAGGAAAAGATTTTAAAGTAGAATCCAGTTTTGGACATATAGCTGATTTACCTTCCAAGGAATTAGGTGTTGATGTTGAAGGCGATTTTAAACCTGTTTATGAGGTTTCTAAAGATAAAAAAGCAGTAGTAAAAAAACTGAAAGATTTAGCAAAAAAAGCCGATATGGTTTGGCTAGCAAGTGATGAGGATCGCGAGGGTGAGGCAATTGCTTGGCATTTAGCCGAGTCTTTAAATTTAGATAAAGAGAAAACAAAACGGATTGTTTTTCACGAAATTACAAAAACCGCTATTCAAAAAGCCATTGAAAATCCACGTGGAATTGATTACGATTTAGTGGATGCACAACAAGCTCGTCGTGTTTTAGATAGAATAGTAGGTTATGAGTTATCGCCTGTTTTATGGCGAAAAGTAAAAGGTGGTTTGTCCGCGGGACGTGTGCAATCGGTTTCAGTGAGACTCATTGTAGAGCGTGAACGTGATATACAAGGATTTAATCCGGTGGCATCTTATAGAATTGATGCGGAGTTTTCAAATGAAGATGGTCAAACCTTCAAAGCAAAACTTCCGAAGAATTTTTCATCTAAAAAAGAAGCACAAGCCTTTTTAGAAAAAAATGCTAAAGCGACATTCAAAATTGGTGATTTACAAAAAAAGCCAGCAAAAAAATCGCCAGCAGCACCATTTACAACATCCACATTACAACAGGAAGCAGCACGTAAATTATACTTTTCTGTAAGTAAAACCATGACTATGGCACAACGCTTATATGAAGCCGGTTTAATAACCTATATGAGAACCGATAGTGTCAACCTTTCTGATGAGGCGCGAAAAGGTGCCAAAGCAGAAATTGAAAGTGCTTATGGTTCTAAATTCAGTAAACCACGTACGTATAAAGGAAAATCTAAAGGCGCACAAGAAGCGCATGAGGCTATACGTCCAACAGATTTTGCAAATCATTCTGTAAATATAGATCGCGACCAAGCGAGATTATATGATTTAATATGGAAACGCGCTATTGCATCACAAATGAGCGATGCGGAATTAGAGCGTACCAATTTAAAAATAGACGCCTCCACACACAACGAAAATTTTACTGCAAATGGTGAGGTAATTACCTTTGAAGGTTTTCTAAAAGTATATTTAGAAGGCACTGATGATGAAGATGAAGAGCAAGATGGTATGTTGCCAGCCATGAAGGTGAACGAAACCTTGCTTAATAATTATATTACCGCAACCGAACGGTATACTAGACCACCAGCGCGCTATACTGAAGCGTCTTTGGTTAAAAAGCTAGAAGAACTTGGTATTGGTCGTCCGTCCACCTATGCGCCAACAATTTCTACCATTCAGAACAGAAATTATGTAGAAAAAGGAACTATTGATGGTGTGGAACGTGAGTACACGGTATTAACATTGCAAGATGGAGCAGTTAAGGATAAATTACTTTCTGAAAAAGTAGGTTCAGACAAAGGGAAATTAGTACCAACAGATATTGGTATGATTGTAACTGATTTCCTAGTGAATCATTTTGAAACTATTTTAGACTACAATTTTACCGCTAAAGTGGAAGAGGATTTTGATGAAATTGCGGAAGGTAAAGTAGATTGGAAAAAAATGATGAAGGATTTCTATAAAGACTTTCATCCAGTTGTTGTTGATGTCCAGGAGAATGCAGATCGGGAATCTGGCGAACGTATATTAGGAAAAGACCCAGAAACAGGAAAGCAGGTAAGTGTGCGTTTAGGGAAGTTTGGACCTATGGTTCAAATTGGAACCGTGGATGATGAAGAGAAACCACAGTTTGCAAGCCTGTCTCCCGAGCAACAATTAAATACCATTACCTATGAAGAAGCTATGGATTTATTTCAGCTTCCTAAATCTTTAGGTGAATACGAAAAATTACCTGTTGAGGTAAACAACGGTCGTTATGGACCGTATGTTAAGTTTGGCGATCAGTTTGTGTCCTTGCCAAGAGGTACAGATCCATTAAGCGTAGAGTTGGATGATGCTATTGTTCTTATTAAAGAGAAGCAAAAAGCAGATGCTCCTATATATATGTATAAAGATTTACCGGTTCAGAAAGGAAAAGGGCGTTTTGGTCCTTTTATAAAATGGAACGATATGTTTATTAACGTAAACAAAAAATATGATTGGGATAATTTATCGGATGATGATATTGTAACCTTAATTGAAGATAAAATTCAAAAAGAAATAGATAAGGTTATCCATAATTGGGAAGATGCTGGTATCCGTGTTGAAAAAGCACGTTGGGGCAGACATAACATTATAAAAGGTAAAACTAAAATTGAATTACCAAAAACACATGATGTTAGTGAAATGACGTTAGAAGAGGCACAAGCAATTCTAGAAAAAAATGCACCCAAGAAAAAGGCAGCCAAAAAGAAGGCGCCTGCCAAGAAGGCGACAGCCAAAAAAGTAGCCAAGAAAAAAACCACGACTAAAAAGTAA
- the gldK gene encoding gliding motility lipoprotein GldK encodes MKKLMLLTAILAVLTSCGSGDRGQLVGVKGKKWHPEKPYGMELVPGGAFIMGKADDDLAGVNDAPAKTVTVRSYYMDATEITNSEYKQFVNWVRDSTIRTRLAILADEEGLTQADAGTIGDYAFVDADPDNMSVYEKYMYDNYAGLGPTGYEGRKLNNDIDIEFDTAAYIDELYAEVMDTMYLPIEESYNGQRTWDVKKFKFQYTYMDIEKAAKMHNKGKKRSEFLITEAVEIYPDTTAWIRDFAYSYNEPMHNDYFWHAAYDDYPVVGVSWKQANAFCEWRTLYHNSYRKGKKQHNVPKYRLPSEAEWEYAARGGLQAATFPWGGPYTKNDRGCFMANFKPLRGDYAADQALYTVEAKSYEANDYNLYNMAGNVSEWVHASYDPSSYEYVSSINPSVNDINNNRKVVRGGSWKDVAYYLQVSSRDYEYADSARSYIGFRTVQDYLGTDVTLNSLN; translated from the coding sequence ATGAAAAAATTAATGTTATTAACCGCAATTTTAGCTGTGCTAACTAGCTGTGGATCTGGAGACAGAGGTCAGCTTGTAGGAGTTAAAGGAAAAAAATGGCATCCCGAAAAACCTTATGGAATGGAATTAGTTCCAGGTGGTGCTTTTATAATGGGTAAAGCAGACGACGATCTTGCTGGAGTTAATGATGCACCAGCCAAAACGGTAACCGTTCGTTCCTATTATATGGATGCTACCGAAATTACAAACAGCGAGTATAAGCAGTTTGTTAACTGGGTACGTGATTCAACAATCAGAACACGTTTAGCTATTTTAGCCGATGAAGAAGGTTTAACTCAAGCTGACGCTGGTACTATTGGAGATTATGCATTTGTAGATGCAGATCCAGATAATATGTCTGTGTACGAAAAATACATGTATGATAATTATGCTGGTTTAGGTCCAACAGGCTACGAAGGTAGAAAGTTAAACAATGATATCGATATTGAATTTGATACAGCTGCTTATATTGATGAGTTGTATGCAGAAGTTATGGATACCATGTATTTACCAATAGAAGAATCTTATAATGGTCAACGTACTTGGGATGTAAAGAAATTTAAATTCCAGTATACATATATGGATATCGAGAAAGCTGCCAAAATGCATAATAAAGGTAAAAAGCGTTCTGAATTCTTAATTACAGAAGCTGTAGAAATTTATCCAGATACAACGGCTTGGATTCGTGATTTTGCATACTCTTATAATGAGCCAATGCATAATGATTATTTCTGGCATGCTGCTTATGATGATTATCCAGTTGTAGGTGTGTCTTGGAAACAAGCTAATGCGTTCTGTGAATGGCGTACCTTATATCATAATTCATACAGAAAAGGTAAAAAGCAACATAATGTACCAAAATACCGTTTACCATCAGAAGCGGAATGGGAGTATGCTGCACGCGGTGGCTTACAAGCGGCAACCTTTCCTTGGGGTGGACCTTACACTAAAAATGATAGAGGTTGCTTTATGGCAAACTTTAAACCATTACGTGGTGATTATGCGGCCGATCAAGCATTATATACTGTAGAAGCAAAATCTTACGAAGCAAACGATTACAATCTATACAATATGGCTGGAAACGTTTCAGAATGGGTACATGCTTCTTACGATCCATCTTCTTATGAGTATGTTTCAAGTATCAACCCTAGTGTAAATGATATTAATAATAACCGGAAAGTAGTACGTGGTGGATCTTGGAAAGATGTCGCGTATTATTTACAAGTAAGTTCAAGAGACTATGAGTATGCAGATTCTGCACGTAGCTATATTGGTTTCAGAACCGTTCAAGATTATTTAGGTACGGATGTAACCTTAAATTCTCTAAACTAA